Proteins co-encoded in one Erwinia sp. genomic window:
- a CDS encoding hypothetical protein (ID:JIFNMEKO_01173;~source:Prodigal:2.6), producing the protein MKTITVPFHGTRLYIVNHNGEPYTTMKPIVEGMGMDWASQFTKMKNRFKSCIVKIAMQLPGDTQSRDVICLALRKLNGWLQTISPNKVRLEIRERVIQYQNECDDVLYEYWSTGEVKRKSTTTDERTPLRDAINMLVGKKSLMYPEAYSLIHHRFNVNHIDELEVSQLPQAIEYVHRLVLDGEFISKNEPPVANGRLLLILKNGNITLSQVLRKDQHVATMAEFFDLAKRADYLIVHKDDLMALMHA; encoded by the coding sequence ATGAAAACAATCACCGTACCTTTTCATGGCACTCGGCTTTACATTGTGAATCATAACGGCGAACCCTATACCACCATGAAGCCGATTGTTGAAGGTATGGGGATGGATTGGGCCTCTCAGTTTACGAAAATGAAAAACCGGTTTAAAAGCTGCATTGTTAAAATCGCAATGCAGCTACCAGGAGATACTCAATCTCGTGATGTGATCTGCCTAGCATTACGAAAACTGAACGGCTGGCTTCAGACTATCAGCCCCAACAAAGTCAGACTAGAAATTCGTGAGCGTGTGATCCAGTACCAGAATGAATGCGATGATGTTCTGTACGAGTACTGGAGTACAGGTGAAGTAAAACGCAAGTCCACCACCACAGATGAGAGAACTCCGTTACGCGATGCCATCAATATGCTAGTTGGAAAGAAAAGTCTGATGTACCCAGAAGCATACAGCCTGATTCATCATCGTTTTAATGTTAACCACATTGATGAGTTAGAGGTCTCGCAGCTACCACAGGCAATTGAGTATGTTCATCGTCTGGTGCTTGATGGTGAGTTTATCAGCAAAAACGAGCCTCCTGTTGCCAATGGACGCCTGTTACTCATACTGAAAAATGGTAACATCACTTTGTCACAGGTTTTACGCAAAGATCAGCATGTTGCGACTATGGCAGAATTTTTTGATCTGGCGAAACGCGCGGACTACCTTATAGTGCACAAAGATGATCTCATGGCTCTGATGCACGCTTGA
- a CDS encoding hypothetical protein (ID:JIFNMEKO_01174;~source:Prodigal:2.6), producing the protein MANLPHDYYVNLVKLLLKKSDCADKFKLAELLEREAMRIAAYSPAISQAKSFLVTRIVMGGTK; encoded by the coding sequence ATGGCTAACCTACCCCATGACTATTACGTCAATTTGGTAAAACTTCTTCTCAAAAAATCTGACTGTGCCGATAAATTTAAGCTGGCCGAACTGCTGGAACGCGAAGCCATGCGTATCGCAGCTTACAGCCCTGCCATTTCGCAGGCCAAATCCTTTCTGGTTACCAGAATCGTGATGGGAGGTACTAAATGA